A stretch of DNA from Triticum dicoccoides isolate Atlit2015 ecotype Zavitan chromosome 2A, WEW_v2.0, whole genome shotgun sequence:
GAAGGCAAACCCCCCTATTTATATAAACTCGGCGACGCCCCCAAACAAACCACAGCCAACCTTTCTCAGGTGGTTGAATTCCCGGCGACCTAAGCACCATGGTTTCGGCCGACGCAGCTCGCAACGTCGTCGGCATCTTGGGCAATTGCATCTCCTTTTGCCTCTTCCTCTCCCCTGCGTAATTAAgccgccctcctctcctcctcttgcCTGGTGATCTGTATATGGAAGGTGGCTGTTGGTAACCAGGACATGAATCTGAGCTTGTTTTCTTTCTGCATGCCGCATGCAGGCAGACATTTGACCGGATTTGCAAGAACAAGGACGTGGAGCAGTTCACGCCGGACCCCTACCTGGCGACGCTCATGAACTGCCTGCTCTGGTTCTTCTACGGCCTCCCCATCGTCCACCCCAACAGCCTCCTCGTCATCACCATCAACAGCGTCGGCATCATCATCGAGACAATCTACctctccatcttcttcctctactcgCCCCCAAAGAAGCGGGTACATACATCCCTGATCCCCCTATTCCCCGCCCGGAAGAACAATTAATTTCCCCGTATTTTTTCGCCGCTAGTTTCTGGCCCCTACGTCCCTAACCCATGCCCGTGCGTGCGTGCAGCTAAAGATACTTCTCGTTGTTGGCTTTGAGGTGGCGTTCGTGGCGTCCGTGGTGGTCGGAGTGCTCCTCAGCGCCCACACCTACGAGGACCGCTCCAGGATCGTCGGCATCATCTGCATCGTCTTCGGCACGATTATGTATGCCGCCCCGCTCACAGTCATGGTACGTACACGCGCACACCTACCCACATGCATGGATCCACGCTTTGATTCGCTAGCCTTGGTTTCAAACTCTATCGGTTACGTGTTAATACCGCACATGTGGCCGTTGTGGACATATAGCGTGATATTGATGCCTTATTTAGGAAGATCAGCCTAGTTAATCTGCATGAACCTACAGTTTATTAAAAGATGCAACACCCAGGTTATTTTAAAAGATGCAAGTTGCCACTGTATATGTTTGGTAAAAAATAAAACCTACTGTTTATTTCTACATCAATAGGTAATGCAACCCCCTAGCTCTATTCTGCTTAAGTATAGCCATccattggctgtgtgcatcctagctgTACAGAGGCCGGGTGTATGCTCATTttgtttgtatcctcttgatgctccattttaagccaataaaattcaccctttTTAGAAAAAAAGTATAGCCATCCAACCAAAAAACTTTCTATTTTAGCTATATGTAACTTGCCTGTTTTTATATGTGGGCAAGGCGATTTCCGACCTTTCATTCTTTTATGCAGAttcatcttctctctctctctctctctctctctctctctctctctcttatgttgTTTCATGGCTTCTTGGGTTAAAATTTTGACATGCCCTTGTTCGGGGTCACTCCATTTTCTTATTGGCTTGAAGCCCATTACCCATTGCCTGTTTTAGTTTCCTTCAATTTTACATGTTTTTGCATTTTTTTACCGTTTTGCTTTTTTTGTATTGGTATTTTTCGATGTTGGATAAGTGTAAATGGATACGCGTAAGTACTATACAATATGTGTTTAAATTGTTTAGAGTACGGAAATTTCACCATTAGATATTTATTCTTTGCATATATAAAGAGTGCAATTTCAGTGTAAACTTGTGTGCAAGTTTTTAAAGTCATTTTCATTTCCTTTCTTCTTATGGGGTAACACCGATGCCATTAATTTAGCCATCCTAAGAAAATTTCATTATTTTGAATTTTTAGTCTTTATTTAATCTTCCTTCTTCCTTGAAGGGTAATATCAATGCCactaattcttctcttctaagaaaagttattttttttgcaaaaaatcactattaTATGTTTATTTTTTCCATCTTATAAAAAGCGTAATTATATGTAAACTGTATGCAAATTTGGTCTTTGTTTTCATTTTATTTCTTGTCAGATGTTAATactaatgccactaattcattgttTCCTTAGAAAACATCATTTTTTAAAGTGTGTAAGTATAAATGCAAGTACTATACAATATGTGTGTAAACTACATTAGAGTGCGAAAATTACACTAGTATATGTTTATTCTTTGCATACTACAAATGTGGaaagttgtgtgcaagttttttTGAAGGGTAATACCAATGTCGCTAATATATTCCTCCTTGGAATACTTCATTATATTGGTTTTGTTATTTTTATTTCATTTCCTTTCTTgtttaagggtaataccaatgatTATTCTACACAATATTTCAAAACTATCAACGCTCAGGGTATCatctactctctccgtcccataacATAAGAGCGTTAgtataaaaaacgctcttatattatgggaaggagggagtagttatgTATAATAATATAGCCTTTGTAAATTACCGATGAATACTTTTACTTGCAAACGGAAATACCAAAACAATTCAAGAAAGGAAAAAAGAGGAAAGCAATAATATTGTACTGCCTGCTTGCAGGGCAAAGTTATCAAGACAAAGAGCGTGGAGTATATGCCATTCACCGTGTCTCTGGTGAACACCATCAACGGCTGCTGCTGGCTAGCCTATGGGCTGATAGGGAACGACCCCTACGTGACGGTCAGTACGCCCGCATCTCGAAAAGTCCCAAACCCTGCCATTCGAGTACTCCTCCGCATCGATTTAACCGTGATACCATATTTTTTAATTCCGCGCAGATCCCTAATGCCATCGGTACAGTTTTGTGCATCTTCCAGCTGATCCTTTACGTGTGCTACTACAAGTCGACCCCCGTCAAGGAGCAGAACGTCGAGTTGCCCGCCGCCGCCACGGAGAACTGACATTGTTGGCAACGGCAACGTTTCTCTTCCCTCACCGTCGAGAGATAAGCTTGGCTTGCTGCCGTCTGTGGTGCTAGACTGCTTGTCTCTTTGTTAGCTAGTGTCTGACTGTGCCTTTAGTTCCGCGAACCATTGTCGTCTGTCCTAGTACAAAGTAGACCTAATATATGCAGCTGACTTATCGCAGATTATGACACCACGCTTGTCCTCATACTCTCTCAATCCACTATTTGATGGCAAAATGGATTTGTTGAACCGCAGCGTTTCTGCATTCTTGTTTGGTTGGCATGTAATTTGTGTGGGCagacacgcagtggcggagccagcacCCGGCGAGCCGGGGcggctgcccggctcccatgctccaTGTGCATGAAGCTCTAGTATAAAATAATGGTTTGATTAACAGTTTATTTGGGCAAAAGCTAATTAAACGTGCAGTAGTTAGAATTTGCCCAGGCTCTAAGCTtgagctggctccgccactgcagaCACGACTTGGACTTTATTACCGGTTCGCTGGTTTGGCTTGTTGCCGCATCGAGAGGCATGTGCAGGGCAACGAGCAGCTTTCAGCTCAACATATGCACCTTTTGAACCCTATTGATTGCGTACACTTGTAACATACACATGTTAATTGTTCGTTACATACACGTACTGGCAACCTTTTAAATAAGAGTAATTGACAAAAAAAAACTATCACATTTGGGGTTCGCGTCCCACTGAACTACCACTTTTTAAAAAGTGACTGAAAACTACCATTCTTTTAATTTTGTCACTGAAAGCTCCACATTCAGATAATGACCAGTTTAGAAGGCTTAAATACGTTTATGACAagcaggacccacacgtcagggCTGATGTGGTGGCAAAGTCAACTTCAGTTATTTTGACTGATAAGTAGACCGTTATGACAGGCGGGGTCCCCGGACGTGATAGGAGCTTGACCTTGACGGGGACACATTGTGCACGCATGCAAGTAGCACCCGAACAGGATGCATCGTGTGCGAGGAGACCTGCACGGGCGCCCGGGCAACCATCCACACCCATGTAGCTCACACATCCATATGGGATGGTAGTGGGCGGGTAGGGTATGGGCagggtagagcaataccatacccatacccatATAGTCAGTAGGTATAAAATTCTACCAATACCCGTACCCATGGATATGAAACTTTACCGATGCCCATTCCGACAGGTACCCGTACCCATTGGGTACCTAACGGCTAGAACAAATAATACATAAGTAGTTCACAATCTTACGCTCATTGATGGCACATTCGACGATAAAAGTTCAATTATCTCAGCTCAATAACAGGTAGATGAGTAGATGAACAATATCAAAATTTAGAAATCACAACATACTCTTAAGTTAATAGGAGTAGACGATTCACATGGCAAATTAATGACTAATTGATGACAACTTAACATTAGTTTATAAACTGGCATATGGTATGGGTATACCCGCGGGTACAAGGCTATACCCGGACCATACCCATGACTTAACGGATAGGGTATGGGTACTATTCATGGGCATAAAAATGTGCCCATACCTTGCTCATGCGGGTATGATATCCGCGGGTACCTGCACCCATGGTAAATTTGCCATCCTTAGGCCTCGTCCAGAAAATTGCATCACTGCATGCAGCTAGGTGATGCACATGTGCACGCATGTGAGTTGCACGATAGCTAGCTTGGAGGTGCACGGCGGACGTACACTAATGAAAAAtgcggctttagtcccggttcgtgagggtctttagtgccggttctgcaaccgacactaaagggtggggactaaagaccCTCCCTTAATACCAGTTCATTatgaaccgagaccaaaggcccaccacgtggcacgagcccgcaCCGGGGGgctggggacctttagtcccggttggttacaccaaccgggactaaaaggtttaggggtttatgggtttatgatttattttttctttttatgtttttcatttaattttttttcatttcaagcatATTTTAcactactacatattgtacacgttatgcatatatatgtataaatagaatttctcataGAACCTCATATATATCTCATCGAATTTCTCGcacgaccacacacacacacacacacacacacaatttgtatatacaatttctcctacaatttGCAGATCATTACATGGAGGCATTACAACTTGTAATGgtattctcctttcggatctataacctggtcgagcaaaaatcctgctatttcctcttgaattactCATATGCAATccgttggtaggagcttatcccgcatctCTTGCATCTTTattaaagaaggagatcaatatgaatATAATTAGTTATGTGTATATATATTAGATCATGAAAAAAAGATTTGTGAATTGTGTTCTGGCAAACGTAGCCAAAGTGCTATGTCAGATGTGCTCCTTTCAGACGTCattatgcgaatgttctcgcaaacatagtacGCACAtaaattattccccggcgcctgcctcATGACCTTTATGAGAATATaattcaatcagataataattaatcaagcatgatactgGTATTGATCAAAGTAGAATTAAAGAGATGCGCAAACGTAGCTAGTAGTACTTAATTACCTTGGGTCACCCATTTCAGCTGTTGTTTCCATTCGCCTTCAATCTCTTTGATGAACATTTGCCAAGCCTTGCCTGccagcaaagaaaatgaataaaggagttattaattagGCACACTATGCTCcaaacactacaggaatcaggaactttgtCGCCCGCCACGGCCGACGGCAAAGACACACATAGCGGAcgccaaagacctttgccgtctgccagcagacggcaaaacgTCCGGCTGAAGAGGCTATGAcaaaggcttctttgccgtctgctggcggatggcaaagatgcaaaggcctttgccgtccgctgacagACGGCAAAGGGGCTGGACGACACACGTGTCAGCTTAGATCCGTTAAGGGGTTAACGACGTGCTTTGCCATCTGCAGGCagcggcaaagacctttgcatatttgccgtctgccagcggatggcaaagaaagtTGCATCTCTGTCGTCTACCAACGGATGGCATAGTTTGGTAGATTTGCcatctggcagacgacaaagatgcaaCGTTATTTGCCGTCAGCTGACGGCAAAGCTACTAAATAGCCAGCATACTGCCCTAGGTTGCACAGGTGGCTGACATGTGGCatgtttgccgtccgctagctgatggcaaagctctttgccgtccgccgcagacggcaaagagtcTATACAGCCCCTGTTTTTTCTGTTGTTTTCTTGATttcattcaatttgacagaatttcacttatatatatacacatatgaaaatactttcgacaagcatatgaacacatatacatagcaaatcatatccctgccatatggatatgatcatccaacacatatacatagcaaatggtttcatccaacaaatatacatagccaacatatccaacaacaagcatacaatagtttcatccatccatccatatatagGTAGCAAGCTTCCTCATATAAAGCAAATCAAAACAAGATggaagcataaagagaagagtagactccatcaatgcaagcttcttcgtcatctaaagcaaatctgcaaattgggaaagaagcaagttagaagaagaagaagaagaagaagaagaagaagaagaagaagaagaagactagctagaaaaagaagaagaagaagaagaagaagaagaagaagaagaagaagaggaagaaaaggaagaaaaggaagaagaagaagacgatttTTTTTCTtcgctttctttttctcctctcctcttttttatccttttcttcttcttctaaacaGTTATAAAAGAGGATTTACCACATCagaatcataaagcgggcgaggaccgatggggacggatattaagaccatggcactatgtataacaaacaatcgtaggaagtaagaaaattatacaagtaactatacatatcatacaagtaactatacaaatcaagtacaacataaaaaatttaaTACCTAGTAATAATCTGGTTCAATAAATGCTtcgggatcaataaatgcatcatcatcatcactatcagtaatgacgtgctcatcattatcattaataaatgcatcatcatgtggaaggccacctctacGTAATCTGTCAAGTATTGGCAGGTCATCCGCAACAGTAACCTCTTGTAGTTCAAGCTCTTCTTGTTCCAGCTGAGGGGTGAACTCGGGTTCACTGTCGCTGtcaacttcaatgttctggggtgaagtagagcggttcttgaaacatttttttggaaagacgtgtttcttggaagaattctccttcatatgtgtcttggttaatgtgaggttgATAATCATCTTCactgggggaggtggtctaacacgtggtggcacttcataaacgacatcccaacctttgagattaggatcactttgacaggcccacagtagatagaaaacttgggttgcctgttgagccataatatagacatcgggaacattcaaatgggtgctttgattgatttccactagccctatatgttcatgagtccttctagtctccttcggctggaaccaataacatttgaagactacgacgtttggtgggttttcaccatagaattgaagttcataaattgcttcaactcttccataacactcggtatctccttcgccgatagcagagtcACAAAAATTTGTAGACTttgggtcggccatagatagctctttgccataggtatgaaagcgataccctttgatgtcatatttgtcaaatgaacagaccttatagtcaaaaccattagcaacTTGTCTCAGTTCGGCGTCCAtaaactctgaattagcctacaagtttaacacGAAAGGAATTGTTGCATTAGCCACAATTAGacaaagaaatgaaatggtctaatggaaattaccgtttgtttgaaccaagagatgaaaccgggatagccgcctccatactttgccagaagctcatactcttcgacgggatccttttggatcactgctccatacgagaatttggcgacgtatcgactgtatcaaatttatccgggaataagagcagttcaaaggaattagaagttgcgaaacaatgtaccgagaacttacttgaTGTATGGccacacttctgttaggttgttgtagatatacaacgaaatggtccgccattcttcgaaatccaacgttaaggaattagaagcaccggCTAGTGCCAgatcccctttgaataggctgaggttggatcgaccctttttagggtcgctggcattgtaccgaggcttcggattatgcaaatgacaatttttggcttcgtagtgtgctgtcacgaagtttgccgcctcctcagtaatgaatgcctcggccatcgatgcttcaattctacgtttatttttacattttgctcgaagcatcttctgcatcctctcagttgtgtAGCACCAACAATTCTgcacagccccccccccccaatcttgccttggttgggagatgcaaaatcaagtgctgcattggattaaagaagcctggTGGAAATATCCTctgtaacttgcagatcaactccggcaccaactcttccatttcttctaccaggtcaggcgatagttctttagcacaaagaacacgaaagaaatagctcagctctgccagtactagccattcatcctcagggatgaatccACGCAACATCAAcgacattacccgctcaatccatatgtgccaatcatgactcttgagaccaaatatctccaatttatcaagactcgctcccctctttagattcgctgcatacccatcggggaacatcaactgcattttcacccacaagataatttccctcatagctgcccttcgaagattgaaccatgcctttggctttgtccagttctTCTTTGCTTTTGGtggttgcatgttttgtaacggtctatgaCATAGTGCCTCCTGATCGACTCTTGCCTTAGGATTATCCTTTGCCTTCCCatctatgccaaacaatgtaccaaaaagtgcctcgacgATATTATTATCAGTGTGCATCACGTTgacgttgtgtgggcaaaggaggtctttgaagtaaggcatatcccacaagcatgtcttgtgagtccatgcATGTtgcgaattataccccttgaaataccctgggcgctctggatctggctcgagagcgtttaactgatccaggatcTCTTGGCCTGTCAATGGAGGTGGTGCAGAGTCTttcacaactctacctttgatgaagttctgcttgtctttcctgaacttatggcgaggatgcaGGAACGGTCTATGcacgtcgaagcaagaaaacttgcgaccgatctcaagccaacgaaactgaagagctcccttgcatgtggggcactactacgtcttgagcttgcattggttttccttgaagaggaaagggtgatgcagcaatagtagcgtaagtatttccctcagtttttgagaaccaaggtatcaatccagtaggaggctcctcaaaagtcccacacacctacacaaacaaacaaagaactcgcaaccaacgcaataaaggggttgtcaatcccttcacggccacttgcgaaagtgagatctaatagagatagtatgataagatacatatatatttagtattttataatatagattggaaaagtaaagatgcaaataaaagtagattgaaagcatatatgataaaatatagacccgagggccataggtttcactagtggcttctctcaagatagcataagtattacggtgggtgaacaaattactgtcgagcaattgatagaaaagcgaataattatgagattatctaggcatgatcatgtatataggcatcacgtccgtgacaagtagacagactcatgcctgcatctactactattacttcacacatcgaccgctatccagcatacatctagagtattaagttcataagaacagagtaacgcattaagaaagatgacatgatgtagagggataaactcatgcaatatgatataaaccccatatttttatcctcgatggcaacaatacaatatgtgcctttcaacccctattgtcactgggtaaggacaccacaagattgaacccaaagctaagcacttctcccattgcaagaaagatcaatctagtaggccaaaccaaactgataattcgaagagacttgcaaagataactcaatcatacataaaagaattcagaggagattcaaatatttctcatagataaacttgatcataaacccacaattcattggatctcgacaaacacaccgcaaaaagagttacatcgaatagatctccacaagagagggggagaacatggtattgagatccaaaaagagataagaagccatctagataataactatggacccgaaggtctgtggtaaactacttacaactcatcggaggggctatggtgttgatgtacaagccctccatggtcgattccccctccggcggagcgccggcgaaggctccaagatgggatctcgcggatacagaaggttacggcggtggaaattgtttttcgttggctccctagatgttttcagggtacgtgggtatatataggaggaagaagtaggtcggtggccgcccgaggggcacacgagatagggggcgcgccctataggggtgggcgcgccctccaccttcgtggcCGCCTcaatcgcttcttgacttgcactccaagtcctctggatcacgttcgttccaaaaatcatgctcccgaaggtttcattccgtttggactccgtttgatattccttttctttgaaatactgaaataggcaaaaaaaacccagcaatacgggctgggcctccggttagtaggttagtcccaaaaatgatataaatgtgtaaaataaagcccataaacatccaaaaggggtaatataatagcatagaacaatcaaaaattatagatacgttggagacgtatcaggcacgggaaccttccatgcatacaccagccaacgaatagcgcatacgccggcaattcATGCGTCTAGTACATGTACcacacacgcattatgaagttctttttgctaaaggcgtcatatgtcttgaacccattatcccaggcttcttgcaattcgtccttgagtggctgcatgtacacattcatattcttccccggatagttcggccctggaattatcaatgtcaggaaaatgttctttctttgcataatctgtccggggggagattgagtggaatgacaaatacgggcaaacaactgtattgggttgccATCAGACCAAACACACTAGACCCATCCATGCtgatggcgactcgaggatgcctcagatctgccgcttttgttggaaatatgccctagaggcaataataaaatggttattattatatttccttgttcatgataattgtctgttgttcatgctatatttgtattaaccggaaaccgtaagacatgtgtgaatacatagaccataatatatccctattaagcctctagttgaccagctcattgatcaatagatggttgtggtttcctgaccatggacattggatgtcgttgataacgggatcagataattaggagaatgatgtgatggataagacccaatcctaagcatggcacaatatcgtgtagttcatttgctaagagcttttctaatgtcaagtttcatttccttagaccatgagattgtgaaactcccggataccgtaggaatgctttcggtgtaccaaacgtcacaacgtaactgggtggctataaaggagcactacaggtatctccgaaagtttctgttgggttggcaccaatcgagactgggatttgtcactccgtatgatggagaggtatctttgggcccactcggtaatgcatcatcattatgagctcaatgtaactaaggagttagtcacgggatcatgcattaggtaacgagtaaagagacttgtcagtaacgagaatCAACGATgtatggggataccgatgatcgaatctcgggcaaggaacataccggtggacaaagggaattgtatacgggattgattgaatccccgacattgtggttcatctgatgagatcatcgtggaacatgtgggagccaacatgggtgtccagatcccgctgttggttattggtcggagagatgtttcggtcatgtctgcatggttctcggacccgtagggtctgcacacttaaggttcggtgacgctagagttgttatgggaaattgtgtgtggttgccgaaggttgtttggagtcccggatgagatctcggacgtcaggaggagttctggaatggtccggaggtaaatatttatatatgggaagtccagtttcagtcactggAATGGTTTcgaggtttatcggtattgtaccgggaccaccgaaaggtgtccgggggtccaccgggtggggccacctgccacgggggactgatacgtctccaacgtatctatttttccaaacacttttgcccttgttttggactctaacttgcatgatttgaatgaaactaacccggaccgacgctgttttcagcagaactgccatgatgttgtttattatgcagaaaacaaaagttctcggaatgacctgaaaatccacggagataagttttggaaagtataaaaaataccggcgaaagaatcaaggccagggggcccacactctatccacgagggtggcccccctgggcgcggccccctgtctcgtgggccccctatccacgagcgggattcatcgccgtcgtcatcatcaaccatcctctatcaattcaatcgtaggcttgctggacggtgatgggttggatgagatttaccatgtcatcaagttagttttgttagggtttgatccctagtatccactatgttctgagattgatgttgctatgactttgctatgcttaatgcttgtcactagggcccgagtgccatgatttcagatctgaacctattatgttttcatgaatttatgtgagttcttgatcctatcttgcaagtctatattcacctattatgtgttatgatttgacaaccccgaagtgacaataatcgggatacttctcggtgatgaccatagtttgaggacttcatgtattcagtatgtgctaatgctttgttccggttctctattaaaaggaggccttaatatcccttagtttccactaggacccagctgccacgggagggtaggaaaaaagatgtcatgcaagttcttttccataagcacgtatg
This window harbors:
- the LOC119358709 gene encoding bidirectional sugar transporter SWEET6b-like; this translates as MVSADAARNVVGILGNCISFCLFLSPAQTFDRICKNKDVEQFTPDPYLATLMNCLLWFFYGLPIVHPNSLLVITINSVGIIIETIYLSIFFLYSPPKKRLKILLVVGFEVAFVASVVVGVLLSAHTYEDRSRIVGIICIVFGTIMYAAPLTVMGKVIKTKSVEYMPFTVSLVNTINGCCWLAYGLIGNDPYVTIPNAIGTVLCIFQLILYVCYYKSTPVKEQNVELPAAATEN